Proteins encoded in a region of the Salminus brasiliensis chromosome 2, fSalBra1.hap2, whole genome shotgun sequence genome:
- the kcnj11 gene encoding ATP-sensitive inward rectifier potassium channel 11, translated as MLSRKGLIPEDYVVTRLAEDVLQPKFKAKQRKARFVAKNGACNVAHTNIREQGRFLQDVFTTLVDLKWLHTLFIFTMSFLCSWLLFAMIWWLIAFAHGDLDAGRADAVPCVTDIHSFSSAFLFSIEVQVTIGFGGRMITEECPSAVLTLIVQNIVGLVINAIMLGCIFMKTAQANRRAETLIFSKHAVIAARNGHLCFMFRLGDLRKSMIISATVRMQLVRRGTTDEGEVLPLEQVDVQTDNPVGTNAIFLVSPLIISHVIDRSSPLYDVCAADLQRQDLEVIVVLEGVVETTGITTQARTSYICDEILWGQRFVPTVSEEDGMYAVDYSKFGNTVRVPTPTCSAKQLDEQGGLARLKLREAVAAAGRSSVRRRVKKQQSTSQEE; from the coding sequence ATGTTGTCCAGGAAAGGACTTATTCCCGAGGACTATGTGGTGACCCGTCTGGCCGAGGATGTCCTGCAGCCCAAATTCAAGGCGAAGCAGCGCAAGGCGCGCTTCGTGGCCAAGAACGGCGCGTGTAACGTGGCACACACCAACATCCGCGAGCAGGGCCGCTTCTTGCAGGATGTCTTCACCACGCTGGTGGACCTCAAGTGGCTGCACACGCTCTTCATCTTCACCATGTCGTTTCTCTGCAGCTGGCTGCTGTTCGCTATGATCTGGTGGCTGATCGCCTTCGCGCACGGCGACCTGGACGCAGGACGAGCGGACGCCGTACCGTGTGTCACCGACATCCACTCGTTCTCGTCGGCCTTCCTCTTCTCCATCGAGGTGCAGGTGACCATCGGCTTCGGGGGTCGCATGATCACAGAGGAGTGCCCGTCCGCCGTGCTCACGCTCATCGTGCAGAACATCGTGGGCCTCGTCATCAACGCCATCATGCTGGGCTGTATCTTCATGAAGACGGCGCAGGCCAACCGGCGCGCGGAGACCCTCATCTTCAGCAAACACGCGGTGATCGCCGCGCGCAACGGCCACCTGTGCTTCATGTTCCGCTTGGGCGACCTGCGCAAGAGCATGATCATCAGCGCTACGGTGCGCATGCAGCTCGTGCGCCGCGGCACCACGGACGAGGGCGAGGTGCTGCCGCTCGAGCAGGTCGACGTGCAGACGGACAACCCGGTGGGCACCAACGCCATCTTCCTGGTGTCGCCGCTGATCATCAGTCACGTGATTGACCGGAGCAGCCCCCTGTACGACGTGTGTGCCGCCGACCTGCAGCGCCAGGACCTTGAGGTGATCGTGGTGCTCGAGGGCGTGGTGGAGACCACTGGCATCACCACACAGGCACGAACGTCCTACATCTGCGACGAGATCCTGTGGGGGCAGCGCTTCGTGCCCACCGTGTCCGAGGAGGACGGCATGTACGCCGTGGACTACTCCAAGTTCGGCAACACTGTCAGGGTCCCCACGCCCACCTGCAGCGCCAAACAGCTGGACGAGCAGGGAGGACTGGCCAGACTGAAGCTCAGagaagctgttgctgctgcGGGCAGGAGCTCGGTGAGGAGGAGAGTGAAGAAGCAGCAGAGCACCAGCCAAGAGGAGTGA